One Rhodothermus bifroesti DNA window includes the following coding sequences:
- a CDS encoding cytochrome c oxidase subunit II produces the protein MKVHAYERTFMAVGGVLLVLCLVALVYASFAMGIHLPGRTGEIEPGKVFTTPPFDRPGVHQTGPNRYDVVIIGQAWRFHPMELRVPVGAELNFIATAFDVIHGFSIEGTRVNMMLIPGQITRLSYRFRSPGEYLIVCHEYCGAGHHNMYGKIIVE, from the coding sequence ATGAAAGTCCATGCCTACGAGCGCACTTTTATGGCCGTTGGGGGCGTTTTGCTGGTGCTTTGTCTGGTAGCCCTCGTTTACGCCTCGTTTGCTATGGGCATTCATTTGCCTGGGCGTACGGGGGAGATTGAGCCTGGCAAGGTTTTTACAACGCCGCCGTTTGACCGTCCTGGCGTGCATCAAACGGGGCCCAACCGGTACGATGTGGTGATTATTGGACAAGCCTGGCGTTTTCACCCGATGGAGCTGCGCGTGCCGGTCGGAGCGGAGCTTAACTTCATCGCGACGGCCTTTGACGTCATCCACGGCTTTTCTATTGAGGGGACGCGCGTGAACATGATGCTCATTCCAGGCCAAATCACCCGTTTAAGCTATCGCTTCCGCTCGCCTGGGGAGTACCTGATCGTATGTCATGAATACTGTGGCGCTGGCCACCATAACATGTACGGAAAAATCATCGTCGAATAA